GCGCCACCAACGCGTCCTTCGCCTCGTCGATGGCGACCGTCTTCCATTGCGGATTGTTCTTTTCGCCGAGGGCTCCCCTGATCTCGGAGGCGCGCAGCAGGCGCTCGGGGACGAACCTGCCGTCGCGCTCCGCAAGCCGCACCAGGAAGGGCATGTCGGTGTAGCGTCGGGCATAGTCGTCGAAATAGGCGACGCTGCGTTCGAGGTGGTATTCGCGCAGGATGACGTGGCCCATGGCGAGCGCCAGCGCGGCGTCGGTTCCCTGCTTCGGATTGAGCCAGATATCGGCGAACTTCGTCGCCTCGGCATAGTCCGGCGAGACGACGGCGCTCTTGGTGCCCTTGTAGCGCACTTCGGTATAGAAATGCGCGTCAGGCGTGCGCGTCTGCGGCACGTTGGATCCCCAGACGATGATGAAGCCGGCATTGTACCAGTCGGCGCTTTCAGGAACGTCGGTCTGCTCGCCCCAGGTCTGCGGGCTTGCCGGCGGCAGGTCGCAGTACCAGTCGTAGAACGACATGCACACGCCGCCGAGCAGCGACAGATAGCGCGAGCCGGCCGCATAGGACACCATCGACATGGCCGGGATCGGCGAGAAGCCGATAATGCGGTCCGGGCCGTGCTTGCGGGCGGTGTAGGCATTGGCGGCTGCAACGAGCTCGTTCACCTCGTCCCAGGTGGCGCGCACGAAGCCGCCATGGCCGCGGATCGAGATGTAGGACTGGCGCTTGTTCGCATCCTCCACGATCGAGGCCCAGGCCGCGACGGGCGTCATCTTGGCGCGGGCGGCCCGCCACAACTTCAACAGCCGGCCGCGGATCATCGGGTATTTCACCCGGGCGCCGGAATATAGATACCAGCTGTAGGAGGCGCCGCGCGCGCAGCCGCGAGGCTCGTGATTGGGCAGATCGGGCCGCGTGCGCGGATAGTCGGTCTGCTGCGTCTCCCAAGTGACGATGCCGCCCTTGACGTAGATCTTCCACGAGCAGGAGCCGGTGCAATTCACACCATGGGTGGAGCGCACGATCTTGTCGTGCTGCCAGCGCTTGCGGTAGCCGTCTTCCCAGGAGCGATCCTCATTGGTCACGATCCCGTGGCCGTCGGAGAAACTGTCGACGGTCTTGCGAAAGAAGGTTAGCCGGTCGAGAAAATGCGACATTGCTTTGTCCCTGGTTATTCGGCTGCGGCCGGATGGACGGGCGCGCCGCGCTTGGCGCGCTCGATGTCATGGAGAAGGCCGCCCTTGCGGGTATAGACAGCCCAGGTGATGGCCAGACAGCTCACGTAGAACAGAAGGAAGGCCCATAACGCGGCGTTCGGCGAGCCCGTGAGCGCGATCGAGGTGCCGTAGCTCTTCGGGATGAAGAACGCACCGAAGGCCGCGATCGCCGAGGTGAAGCCGGTAATGGCTGCGGACTCCTTCTCCGCCTGCTGGCGACGCACTTCGGCGTTGGCCTTGGGCAACAAGCGGCCCATCTCCTTGGCCATGATCACCGGGATCATCTGGAAGGTGGAGGCGTTGCCGACGCCGGTGGCGAAGAACAGGAGCAGGAAGGCCGCGAAGAAGCCGAAGAACGCGCCCGGCTGATCCTTGATGCCGATGAACCACAAGACTCCAGCGACGCCTGCGATCATCAGCACGAAGGCCGAGAAGGTGACGCGCGCGCCGCCGTATTTATCCGCAAGCCAGCCGGAACCTGAACGCGAGAGGGCGCCGACGAGCGGGCCGAGGAAGGCGAACTGGAGCGCGTTGACGTCCGGAAACAGCATCTTGGTGAGCAGCGGGAAGCCGGCCGAATACCCGATGAAGGATCCGAAGGTGCCCGTGTACAGCCAGCACATGATCCAGTTGTGACGGCGCTGGAAGATCACGGCCTGCTCGCTGAAGGATGCCTTGGCCGAAGCGATGTCGTTCATGCCGAACCAGCTCGCGAAGGCCGAGACTATGATGAACGGGACGAAGACGAAGCCGGCATTCTGCAGCCAGAGCGGCGCATCGCCGGTCGGCCCCTTGACCATGGCCGGATCGCCGCCGAGCCAGCCGAATATCCCTGTGGTGATCGCCAGCGGCACGACGAACTGGACGACGCTGACACCGAGATTGCCGAGGCCGGCGTTGAGCGCGAGAGCATTTCCCTTCTCCGCCTTCGGGAAGAAGAAGGAGATGTTGGCCATGGAGGAGGCGAAGTTGCCGCCGCCGAAGCCGCAGAGCAGCGCCAGGATCAACAGCACGACATAAGGCGTGTCGGGGTTCTGCACCGCATAGCCGATGCCGACAGCCGGTATGATGAGCGACCAGGTCGTCAGCGTCGTCCAGAGCCTGCCGCCGAAGATCGGCACCATGAAGGAATAGAAGATGCGCAGCGTCGCCCCGGAGATTCCGGGCAGAGCGGCGAGCCAGAAGAGCTGATCGGTGGTGAAGGTGAAACCGACGAGCGGAAGCTTGGCGACGACGACCGACCACACCTGCCAGATGGCGAAGGAAAGCAGCAGCGCCGGGATCGAAAGCCACAGGTTGCGCTTCGCGATGCGGCGGCCGGTTTCGGCCCAGAAGGTCTTATCCTCCGGACGCCAGTCGGTAAGGGCGCCGCCCGTCCGGGTCTTTGCCACAGGCTCCGGCATTTGCTGCATTTCGGGGAAAGGCGGCAGCTTGGCGAGAGCCTCGCCGACAGTTCCACGTTCCATCTGGCGGATGGCCATATGCATCCAGAGCAGCGCGCCGGAGACCAGCAGGAAGAGCGCCATGAAGCAGCTCGTCCAGAGGCCGGTCAGGTCGAGCAGCAAGCCGAACAGGATCGGCAGCACGAAGCCGCCCAGGCCGCCGATCATGCCGACAAGCCCGCCGACCGAACCGACATGGTCGGGATAGTAGACCGGGATGTGCTTGTAGACGGCGGCCTTGCCGAGCGCCATGAAGAAGCCGAGCACGAAGATCGTGACGATGAAGCCGAAAAGGCCCATCTCGATGTGGAAGGAGGTCGTCGTGCCGTTGACGCCGTGGACGATGTAGTCGGTCGGCGGATAGGATAGAATGAAGGTCGCCACGACCGAGACGAAGAAGGTCCAGTAGAGCACGCGGCGCGCGCCGAAGCTGTCCGAAAGGTGTCCGCCATAGGCGCGAAATAGGCTCGCCGGCACCGAGAAGAAGGCCGCAATCATGCCGGCGGTCTTGATGTCGAGGCCGTAGACATTGATGAGATATTGCGGCAGCCAGAGCGCGAGCGCGACAAAGGCGCCGAACACGAAGAAATAGTAGAGCGCGAAACGCCAGATCTGGACGTTCTTCAGAGGCTCGAGCTCGAGCCAGGCGCTTTTCGGCTTGATGCCTGAGCGCCGGCGTTCGACGATGACCGGATCATCGTCCGTCGTGAGCCAGAAGATGACGGTCATGACGACGAGGGCCGCTGCCCAGACCTGCGCCACGGCCTGCCATCCGAAGGCGACGAGCACGAAGGGGGCGAGAAATTTGGTGACCGCGGCACCGACATTGCCCGCGCCAAAGATGCCGAGCGCCGTACCTTGTCTTTGCGGCGGAAACCAGCGTGACACATAGGCGACACCGACCGAAAAGGAACCGCCGGCGATGCCGACGCCGAGGGCGGCGACCAGCATTTGCGGATAGGTGTGGGCATAGGACAGAAGGAAAGTCGCGACCGCGGCCGCCAGCATGTTCACCGTGAAGACGATCCGGCCGCCGTAGCGATCGGTCCAGATGCCAAGCGCGACCCTGATCAGGGAGCCCGTCAGGATCGGCGTGCCGACGAGCAGGCCGAACTGCGTCTCGCTCAGGCCGAGTTCCTGGCGAATGCGAATGCCAATAATGGAGAAGATGGTCCAGACCGCGAAGCATACCGTAAATGCGGCCGTGCTCGCGCCCAGGATTTGACCGGACTTCTCATTCACGGTCGTTTTCATTGTCGGCAGCCCCTTTGACAGTTGGCCTCAAGATCGGAGGCCAACATGGCTAAGCCGGCACCGCGCAGCATTGATCCAAATCAAGGCGCGGCGTGACATTTGTCACAGATGATGCGGGCGGTGATGGAAACGCCGCTAATCGGAGAAGAGTCCTTGTTGGATGAAATGACGCATGAGGGCGTGGCGCCGGAAGAACTGCCGCTGTTTCGGGGGCTGCCGGCATCCCGCCGGAGCGAACTGCTGCGGCATGCCATGGTGCACAGCGTTTCCCCAGGCACCGTCCTGTTCGAACAAGGCGACGTGCCGAACTTCCAACTGATCGTGCTGGCTGGATCCGCGCAATTGTTCGGACGATCGGCCGAGGGCCGTGAAGTCTTGATCGAGGCTGTCCGGGCCCCGGATCTCGTCATCCCCGCCGCCGTCCTGACCGGTGCGCCTTATCTCATGCAGGCCCGGGTGCCCGAACCTTCGCGATTTTTGTTGATTCACGCGGCAGCGTTTCGAGCGGCCGTCGACGAGGATCCTTTGCTGGCGCACGCCGTGATCGGAAGCCTCGCGCACCAATTTCGACGCATGGTCCGTCAGATCAAGAACCTCAAGTTGAGAACCGCGACCCAGCGTGTCGGATGCTATCTCCTGGCCCTGTCGAAGCGGCAAGGCACGCCGGACCGAGCCGTTCTGCCATTCGAGAAGACGCTCATAGCCTCCGAGCTCGGCATTACCCGCGAGTCATTTTCGCGCGCATTGTCGAGCCTGGGAACGTCGGGCATCCGCGTCGACGGCCAGACGATCGAAATTCTCGATGCATCCCGCCTTGCCGCCGAATGCAGGCCCGACCCGCTCATTGACGGAGCGGACGCCGAGGACTTTCTGGTCTAGAGATCAGACGATTTCGGCCGCCTGCATCCGATCCAAATCACTGCCTTCCTTTCCTCGGTCACTGGTTTCGAAAATGCGACGCCCAGAAAACGTCGCGCTCTTTGCGCTGGCGCAAAGAGCCGATCGATCCGGCGAATAAGTAGACAAACAGGATCATGTTATCGATCTGTCGATCCGGAGCAGGTCGAGATCCGTTTTTCAATGCCAATCCGGAGATACCCTCTGAAGGCACAGGTCCGTGCCATCGGCAGCAAGGAGGCCGGCATGTCACGTCAGTCGATTTTGTTCTCATCCGTCGTGGGCCTGCTGGCCGGCGCCTCGGGCGTTTGCGCGATGGAATATCCCATCGGCAAGCCTCAGCTCACGAACGGCATGGAAATCGGCGCCGTGTACCTGCAGCCGATCGAGATGGAACCGGCCGACATGATGAAGCCGGCGGCCGATTCCGACATTCACCTCGAGGCCGATATCCACGCAGCGCGCGGCAATGCCAACGGCTTCGCCGAGGGCGATTGGATCCCCAACCTCAAAATCGAATATGTGCTGACCAAGCTCGGTGATAATCGGCAAACCGGCGGCGTTTTGATGCCCATGGTCGCCAGCGACGGCCCCCACTATGGCGACAACGTGAAGCTGATGGGGCCGGGCAAATACAGCCTGAACTACACGATTTCCTTTGGCGCATCTGGCGGCCACGCGCAGTTCGGGAGGCATGTCGACAAGGAGACGGGCGTGGCGGCGTGGCCCGCGCCCTTCCGCGTCGACTATGAATTCACCTTTGCCGGCGTGGGCAAGAAGGGCGGCTACTAGCGAGGCGGAACCCGCATCACACAGATCCCTCGTCTCGTGTCGGCCCCGAAACGCAAAGGAAATTCGATGGATAGCGCTTCTACCGGTCTGGCGGCGATTGTTGTCGGAGCCTGCCTGCTGGCGACCGCCGCGATCGCGGACGAAAGCCCCACCTTCGTGGTCGACCTCAAGGACGGGGTGATCACGCCGCCGTCCCTCGAAGTGCCAGCCAACTCCCAGTTCAGATTGGAGCTTCGCAATAGCGGATCCAACCCCGTGGAATTCGAGAGCATCGAGTTGCGCAAGGAGAAGGTGCTGGGGCCTGGGGCGGCTTCGTTCGTCGTGATCCGACGCCTCGATCCCGGCGAATATCGCTTCTTCGACGATTTTCATCCCGGCATGCCGCCTGCCACGCTTGTCGCCAAGGAACCGGCGGTTCAATGACTGCTCTGTTCGGACAGATCGCCTTCGTGGTCTGGCGGGAAAGCACCGAAGCAATCCTGGTTGTCGGTATCCTGCAAGGATGGCTGGCGCATCACGCGGGCGCCAAAGCCGCGACAGCGCGGTCTTTCCTGTGGACCGGCGTCGCCGCGGGACTTGGCGGAGCCTTTCTCCTGGCCGGGATCATCCTGTTCCTGGAGAGTCTGCTCGACGGAGAGCGGGCGGACTATTTTCAGATCGGCATGGCCGCGCTCGCCGCCTTGCTCATACTGCAGATGGTGGTCTGGATGCACCGGCAAGGCAGAGGGCTCAAACGAGATCTCGAGCACGGCGCCGAGCGGGCCCTGATCGCCGGCAATTGGGTGGGACTGTTCCTGTTGGCGGCAGTCGCCGTGATGCGGGAAGGAAGCGAAACCGTCATATTCCTCTACGGCCTCCTGGCATCCGCCAGGCAAACGACGCTTCCCGGAACGCTGGCCGCCGTCGCCGCCGGGTTTGCCTTCGCCGCTATATCCTACTGGCTGATCCACATTGCCGCCAAACGCTTTCCCTGGGTCGTTTTCTTCCAGGTGAGCGAATTTCTTCTGCTGTTCCTGGCGGGATCGCTTTTGATGACCGCGCTCGACCGCGCCATCGGGTTGGAGCTGGTCCCGCCGCTGTCCAGGGCAGTTTGGGACACGTCCTGGCTGCTGGACGATACAGGCAGGCTGGGCGGCCTGGTTGCGACCATGACGGGCTATCGTGCCCGTCCCGACCTCGCAACCATCCTGGCCTATGCGATCTACTGGATAGCCGTGCTTGGGCTGCTGCGTTCACCGCGCCCGCATCGCACGCAACCATGTCCATGACGACAACGATCGTTCCTCGGCACGCCCCTTCAGTTCGACCCGATCAATCCGACGACGTCTGGCGGAAGGCCGGCGATTGGCTCCAACGCCATCAGGCAACGATCCGGATGGTGCAATGGACGATGGTGCTCGTGTACGCCGTTCTCCTGATCGTGCCTGTCTTTCTGCCGCTTCCGGACAACGCGGCCTATCTGTGGTCCAACTTCACGCGCTTCGCGCAATTCGTGTTCTGGGGCGTCTGGTGGCCGCTCGTGCTCCTGGGCACCGCGCTGGTCGGTCGGATATGGTGCGGCATCTTCTGCCCTGAAGGAGCGATAAGCGAATTTGCCAGCGGACGCGGGCGCGGCAGGGCTATACCGCGCTGGATGACATGGCCCGGCTGGCCGACCGCCGCCTTCGCCTGCACGACGCTCTACGGCCAGATGACGAGCGTCTACCAGTACCCCGCTCCGACGCTCCTGATCCTCGGCGGCTCGACCCTGGCGGCCGCGCTGATCGGCTTTCTCTACGGGCGCAACAAGCGCGTGTGGTGCCGCTATCTCTGT
The window above is part of the Mesorhizobium sp. WSM4904 genome. Proteins encoded here:
- a CDS encoding FTR1 family protein; this translates as MTALFGQIAFVVWRESTEAILVVGILQGWLAHHAGAKAATARSFLWTGVAAGLGGAFLLAGIILFLESLLDGERADYFQIGMAALAALLILQMVVWMHRQGRGLKRDLEHGAERALIAGNWVGLFLLAAVAVMREGSETVIFLYGLLASARQTTLPGTLAAVAAGFAFAAISYWLIHIAAKRFPWVVFFQVSEFLLLFLAGSLLMTALDRAIGLELVPPLSRAVWDTSWLLDDTGRLGGLVATMTGYRARPDLATILAYAIYWIAVLGLLRSPRPHRTQPCP
- a CDS encoding cupredoxin domain-containing protein — encoded protein: MDSASTGLAAIVVGACLLATAAIADESPTFVVDLKDGVITPPSLEVPANSQFRLELRNSGSNPVEFESIELRKEKVLGPGAASFVVIRRLDPGEYRFFDDFHPGMPPATLVAKEPAVQ
- a CDS encoding helix-turn-helix domain-containing protein codes for the protein MLDEMTHEGVAPEELPLFRGLPASRRSELLRHAMVHSVSPGTVLFEQGDVPNFQLIVLAGSAQLFGRSAEGREVLIEAVRAPDLVIPAAVLTGAPYLMQARVPEPSRFLLIHAAAFRAAVDEDPLLAHAVIGSLAHQFRRMVRQIKNLKLRTATQRVGCYLLALSKRQGTPDRAVLPFEKTLIASELGITRESFSRALSSLGTSGIRVDGQTIEILDASRLAAECRPDPLIDGADAEDFLV
- a CDS encoding MFS transporter; amino-acid sequence: MKTTVNEKSGQILGASTAAFTVCFAVWTIFSIIGIRIRQELGLSETQFGLLVGTPILTGSLIRVALGIWTDRYGGRIVFTVNMLAAAVATFLLSYAHTYPQMLVAALGVGIAGGSFSVGVAYVSRWFPPQRQGTALGIFGAGNVGAAVTKFLAPFVLVAFGWQAVAQVWAAALVVMTVIFWLTTDDDPVIVERRRSGIKPKSAWLELEPLKNVQIWRFALYYFFVFGAFVALALWLPQYLINVYGLDIKTAGMIAAFFSVPASLFRAYGGHLSDSFGARRVLYWTFFVSVVATFILSYPPTDYIVHGVNGTTTSFHIEMGLFGFIVTIFVLGFFMALGKAAVYKHIPVYYPDHVGSVGGLVGMIGGLGGFVLPILFGLLLDLTGLWTSCFMALFLLVSGALLWMHMAIRQMERGTVGEALAKLPPFPEMQQMPEPVAKTRTGGALTDWRPEDKTFWAETGRRIAKRNLWLSIPALLLSFAIWQVWSVVVAKLPLVGFTFTTDQLFWLAALPGISGATLRIFYSFMVPIFGGRLWTTLTTWSLIIPAVGIGYAVQNPDTPYVVLLILALLCGFGGGNFASSMANISFFFPKAEKGNALALNAGLGNLGVSVVQFVVPLAITTGIFGWLGGDPAMVKGPTGDAPLWLQNAGFVFVPFIIVSAFASWFGMNDIASAKASFSEQAVIFQRRHNWIMCWLYTGTFGSFIGYSAGFPLLTKMLFPDVNALQFAFLGPLVGALSRSGSGWLADKYGGARVTFSAFVLMIAGVAGVLWFIGIKDQPGAFFGFFAAFLLLFFATGVGNASTFQMIPVIMAKEMGRLLPKANAEVRRQQAEKESAAITGFTSAIAAFGAFFIPKSYGTSIALTGSPNAALWAFLLFYVSCLAITWAVYTRKGGLLHDIERAKRGAPVHPAAAE
- a CDS encoding iron transporter encodes the protein MSRQSILFSSVVGLLAGASGVCAMEYPIGKPQLTNGMEIGAVYLQPIEMEPADMMKPAADSDIHLEADIHAARGNANGFAEGDWIPNLKIEYVLTKLGDNRQTGGVLMPMVASDGPHYGDNVKLMGPGKYSLNYTISFGASGGHAQFGRHVDKETGVAAWPAPFRVDYEFTFAGVGKKGGY